In Acaryochloris marina S15, a single genomic region encodes these proteins:
- a CDS encoding alpha-D-glucose phosphate-specific phosphoglucomutase, giving the protein MSINTVYTQPFSDQKPGTSGLRKQVTVFQQFHYLENFTQSIFDSLENYQGQTLVVGGDGRFYNRHAIQIILKMAAANGFGKVLVGQNGILSTPAVSCVIRKNKAYGGIVLSASHNPGGPDGDFGIKYNIGNGGPAPEKVTEAIYARSKEIDVYRITEADDVNLDQLGTSQLGEMTVEVIDAVQDYAQLMESLFDFDRIRQLLTSGGFSIIVDSMHAVTGPYAHALFADRLGAGADSVMNGKPLEDFGGGHPDPNLVYAHELVEELFGENAPNFGAASDGDGDRNMVLGQRFFVTPSDSLAILTANAKLVPGYQNGLAGVARSMPTSQAVDRVAAKLGFDCYETPTGWKFFGNLLDADKATLCGEESFGTGSNHVREKDGLWAVLFWLNILAVRQQSVEDIVKEHWQEYGRNYYSRHDYEAVDSEKANTLMANLRDKTATLKGQKLGQYEVEYADDFSYTDPVDGSVSKKQGVRIGFTDGSRIVFRLSGTGTQGATLRLYVESYESDVSKQGLDPQDALAPLITLADEVAQIRTLTGRDKPTVIT; this is encoded by the coding sequence TAGAGAATTTTACCCAATCCATTTTCGATAGCCTAGAAAACTACCAAGGCCAGACCCTAGTGGTGGGTGGTGATGGTCGTTTCTACAATCGACATGCGATTCAAATTATTTTGAAAATGGCTGCGGCTAATGGCTTTGGCAAGGTACTGGTAGGGCAAAACGGCATCTTGTCGACCCCTGCGGTTTCGTGTGTGATCCGCAAGAACAAGGCCTATGGGGGGATTGTCTTATCCGCGAGTCATAATCCCGGCGGCCCGGATGGTGATTTTGGTATTAAGTACAACATTGGCAATGGTGGACCGGCCCCCGAGAAGGTCACCGAGGCGATTTATGCTCGCAGTAAGGAAATCGATGTCTATCGCATCACCGAGGCGGATGATGTCAATCTCGATCAATTGGGAACGTCTCAATTAGGTGAGATGACGGTTGAGGTGATTGATGCGGTCCAAGACTATGCCCAGTTGATGGAGTCTTTGTTTGATTTTGATCGGATTCGACAGTTGTTGACCTCCGGCGGATTTAGCATCATCGTCGATTCTATGCATGCGGTTACGGGGCCTTATGCCCATGCTCTATTTGCCGATCGGCTTGGGGCGGGGGCAGATAGCGTTATGAATGGCAAACCCTTGGAAGATTTTGGGGGCGGTCACCCGGATCCTAATTTGGTCTATGCCCATGAGTTGGTTGAAGAACTGTTTGGGGAGAATGCACCTAACTTTGGAGCCGCCTCGGATGGGGATGGCGATCGCAACATGGTATTGGGGCAACGCTTCTTTGTGACCCCTAGCGATAGTCTGGCGATTCTGACGGCCAACGCTAAGCTTGTGCCAGGTTATCAGAATGGTCTGGCAGGGGTGGCGCGGTCTATGCCAACGAGTCAGGCGGTGGACCGGGTGGCGGCCAAGTTAGGCTTTGACTGCTATGAAACTCCTACAGGCTGGAAATTCTTTGGTAACCTCTTGGATGCTGACAAGGCAACCCTCTGTGGAGAGGAGAGCTTTGGCACGGGATCGAACCATGTGCGTGAGAAGGATGGTCTCTGGGCGGTGCTGTTCTGGCTAAATATCTTGGCCGTTCGGCAGCAGTCTGTGGAGGACATCGTCAAGGAGCACTGGCAGGAGTATGGCCGTAATTACTACTCGCGCCATGATTATGAAGCGGTTGACTCTGAAAAAGCCAATACCTTAATGGCGAATTTACGGGATAAGACGGCCACTTTAAAAGGTCAAAAGCTGGGCCAATATGAAGTGGAATATGCGGACGACTTTAGCTATACAGACCCGGTAGATGGTAGTGTCAGCAAAAAGCAAGGGGTTCGCATTGGCTTTACCGATGGTTCTCGTATTGTCTTTCGACTCTCCGGTACAGGCACTCAAGGGGCAACGTTACGGTTGTATGTAGAAAGCTATGAATCCGATGTCAGCAAGCAAGGACTGGACCCGCAAGATGCCCTGGCTCCATTAATTACCC